One region of Primulina tabacum isolate GXHZ01 chromosome 1, ASM2559414v2, whole genome shotgun sequence genomic DNA includes:
- the LOC142505423 gene encoding uncharacterized protein LOC142505423: MTKDSLERCLLESASTVDEEDWDVREELLALSMLPKEKESYSPYVDHRMRLNPAMKEVVRAEVLKLLNAGVIYAISDSSWVSPVQVVLKKGGYDCDSYSGYNQIDIAPEDQEKTTFTCPYGTFDFRRMPFGLCKAPATFQRCMMAIFSDMVEEIMEFFMDDISEGIVLGHKISARGMGVDRAKVVAIENLPPSKNAFNRIKTALIFAPIMIVPEWKEPFELMCDASNYAVGAPNRITLTEKEILAVVFAFDKFGTYLIGTKVTVFTDHAALRYLFAKKDAKPGLTRWILLLQEFDFEVKDKKGCEKQVADHLSRLELEERVECGAINKSFPDEQLFKVNVTHPWFANIANFLAAAEEEAGTILEQCHSSPYGGHFGASRTAAKFVHRNIFTRYGTLRAIISDEGTHFCNKIFNSLLVKYDVKHRVTLEYHPQANGQAEISNREIKQILGKTVKTNRKDWAIKLDDALWAYMTVYKTPIGMSPYRLVFGKACHLPLELEHRAFWAVKKLNFDMGAAGEQ; the protein is encoded by the exons ATGACGAAAGACTCCTTGGAGAGATGCTTATTGGAATCAGCATCTACAGTGGATGAAGAGGACTGGGACGTGAGAGAGGAGTTGCTTGCTCTCAGTATGCTGCCTAAAGAAAAG GAATCCTATTCCCCGTATGTTGATCATCGGATGAGGCTtaatccagccatgaaagaaGTGGTGAGAGCTGAGGtattaaaattgttaaatgctggtgtTATTTATGCTATATCTGACAGTTCTTGGGTTTCACCAGTGCAAGTAGTGCTTAAGAAGGGGGGGTATGACTGTG ATAGTTATTCAGGTTACAATCAAATTGACATAGCAccggaggatcaagagaagactaCCTTCACTTGCCCCTACGGTACATTCGATTTCAGgagaatgccatttggacttTGCAAAGCACCTGCTACGtttcagaggtgtatgatggccatattttctgacatggtggaagagatCATggaatttttcatggatgatatatct GAAGGTATTGTGCTTGGGCACAAGATTTCGGCTAGAGGAATGGGAGTGGATAGAGCCAAAGTTGTGGCGATTGAAAATCTCCCACCGTCGAAGAAT gcattTAACAGGATCAAGACAGCACTGATTTTTGCACCCATCATGATAGTGCCTGAATGGAAGGAGCCCTTCGAGCTCATGTGCGATGCTAGCAACTATGCTGTGGGAGCA CCCAACAGAATTACACTCACTGAGAAAGAAATACTAGCAGTGGTGTTTGCATTCGACAAATTCGGAACATATCTCATTGGCACCAAGGTAactgttttcactgaccatgcagctcttCGTTACTTGTTTGCCAAAAAGGATGCAAAGCCCGGGTTGACACGATGGATACTCCtacttcaagaatttgactttgaagTCAAAGACAAGAAAGGCTGTGAGAAGCAAGTTGCAGATCACTTGTCACGCCTAGAGCTGGAAGAAAGAGTTGAATGCGGAGCTATCAATAAGTCGTTCCCAGACGAACAACTTTTCAAGGTAAATGTTACACATCCATGGTTTGCAAATATAGCTAACTTTCTTGCTGCAG CAGAGGAAGAAGCAGGTACGATTCTAGAGCAATGTCATTCCTCACCTTACGGTGGACACTTTGGAGCATCTAGAACAGCAGCTAAGTTTGTCCACAGGAACATCTTCACAAGATATGGAACCCTTAGAGCCATAATCAGCGATGAAGGTACACATTTctgtaacaaaatttttaactcactGTTGGTTAAGTATGATGTGAAGCACAGGGTGACACTGGAATATCACCCTCAAGCTAATGGGCAAGCAGAAATATCCAACCGGGAGATCAAGCAGATCTTAGGAAAAACAGTGAAGacaaaccggaaggattgggcgATTAAGCTAGATGATGCTTTATGGGCGTAcatgactgtatacaagacacctATCGGAATGTCGCCTTATAGGTTGGTCTTTGGGAAAGCTTGTCATCTACCTTTGGAACTGGAGCACAGGGCCTTTTGGGCTGTGAAAAAGCTGAATTTTGATATGGGGGCAGCTGGCGAGCAATGA
- the LOC142505433 gene encoding uncharacterized protein LOC142505433 — METEDAESGYGDALSSLCMRKYKNPDLLIFYPEIERTARRLRKARREEIKAMDEKRDNQSELSREVPIREHFRPVINAHYSGIARGTIAANNFELKPALINMVQQNQFGGAATADPHLHLRTFLEIMDTGSITTWADLVTKFLSKYFPPAKSAQLKIDISNFKQRELEVLYEAWEQYKELLRKCLNHGYADWVQIELFYNGSDGPTRGNVDAAAGGTIFSKTPDEAYELLEHMTINSYQWPSERSGSRKPAGVYAVDPITSLTAQVLALTTQIAAMNKAGQSTSDVALVTAEEEPIVEETQYINNNRGYGGYRGNPTPNTYHPSLRNHENFSYENNKNMLNPPPGFNKQNGEGKLSFEDLIGTFVAESGKRMARTESRLDSMETHMGNMGATMKSLETPIGQLANALKDQNRGQFPSNTEPTEENVEILVEKDDGKGVSVGQEKVEEPKTVLEQQPLPKVKLPYPQRFKKKGLDVQFAKFLEIFKKIHINIPFADALEQMPNYAKFIKDVMSKKRKFQEFETMKLTEERSAILQRKLPQKLKDPGSFTIPCVICGSRVNRALCDLGASINLMSFSIYRTLELGEVKPSNITLQLADRSLTYPRGIVEDVLVKVDKLIFPADFVILDMEEEHETPLIFGRPFLATGKALIDVHKGEITLRVGGEEVVFNIYNIIR, encoded by the exons ATGGAGACAGAAGACGCTGAGTCCGGATACGGAgacgcactttcatctctc TGCATGCGAAAATATAAAAATCCCGACTTGCTAATTTTTTATCCAGAAATCGAAAGAACTGCCAGGAGATTAAGGAAAGCAAGAAGAGAGGAAATTAAagcaatggatgagaaaagaGATAATCAGAGTGAACTCTCGAGAGAGGTGCCAATCCGAGAACATTTCCGCCCAGTCATCAACGCTCACTATTCTGGAATAGCTCGCGGAACCATTGCTGCTAATAACTTCGAGCTAAAGCCCGCACTcatcaacatggttcaacagaaccagtttGGAGGAGCAGCCACTGCAGATCCCCATCTTCACCTCAGAACTTTTCTGGAGATCATGGACACG GGGAGTATTACTACGTGGGCAGATTTGGTTACGAAGTTTCTATCAAAGTATTTTCCTCCCGCCAAGTCTGCTCAGCTGAAAATAGATATCAGCAATTTCAAGCAGAGGGAACTCGAGGTGTTATATGAGGCTTGGGAGCAATACAAAGAATTACTCAGGAAGTGTCTGAATCATGGATATGCAGATTGGGTGCAGATTGAGTTATTTTACAATGGTTCAGATGGGCCAACTAGAGGGAACGTGGATGCTGCCGCCGGAGGTACTATTTTCTCCAAAACACCTGATGAGGCTTATGAATTGCTTGAACatatgaccattaacagttaccAGTGGCCAAGTGAGAGATCTGGATCAAGGAAACCTGCTGGAGTGTATGCCGTAGACCCGATCACATCACTTACTGCACAGGTCTTGGCATTGACCACACAGATTGCAGCGATGAACAAGGCAGGCCAATCTACGTCTGATGTAGCACTGGTGACTGCTGAAGAAGAGCCTATTGTGGAGGAAACTCAGTACATCAACAACAATCGTGgctatggaggatatcgaggtaaccctacccctaatacttatcatccaaGTTTAAGGAATCATGAGAATTTCTCTTATGAAAacaacaagaacatgttgaatcctccaccgggatTCAATAAACAGAATGGTGAAGGAAAGCTGTCTTTTGAGGATCTCATTGGGACGTTTGTGGCTGAGTCTGGGAAAAGAATGGCAAGAACTGAGTCTCGTCTTGATAGCATGGAGACACACATGGGGAATATGGGTGCCACGATGAAGTCCTTGGAAACACCGATTGGGCAATTAGCCAATGCTTTGAAAGATCAGAATAGAGGACAGTTCCCAAGCAATACGGAG CCTACTGAAGAAAATGTAGAAATCCTTGTTGAGAAAGATGATGGGAAGGGCGTAAGTGTTGGTCAAGAGAAAGTAGAGGAACCCAAGACAGTGCTTGAACAGCAGCCTTTACCGAAGGTGAAACTTCCATATCCACAGAGGTTCAAGAAGAAAGGGTTAGATGTTCAGTTTGCGAAGTTCctagaaatcttcaagaaaatACACATTAACATCCCATTTGCCGATGCATTGGAGCAAATGCCCAATTACGCTAAGTTCATCAAGGATGTGATGTCCAAGAAGAGGAAATTTCAAGAATTTGAAACCATGAAGCTAACCGAAGAGCGCAGTGCCATACTCCAAAGGAAACTACCACAAAAGctcaaagatccagggagttttactattccttgtgtTATTTGTGGTTCTAGAGTAAATAGggctttatgtgatttaggtGCCAGTATTAATTTAATGTCTTTTTCTATTTACAGGACCTTGGAGCTTGGCGAGGTAAAGCCTAGCAATATTACTTTGCAACTGGCAGACAGATCACTTACATATCCACGAGGGATAGTAGAGGATGTGCTGGTAAAGGTAGACAAATTAATATTTCCTGCTGATTTTGTCATTTTAGATATGGAGGAAGAACATGAGACGCCACTTATCTTTGGAAGGCCATTCTTGGCCACCGGAAAAGCCTTGATTGATGTTCACAAAGGCGAGATCACACTGAGAGTAGGTGGAGAGGAAGTTGTGTTCAACATCTACAACATCATCAGATGA
- the LOC142505417 gene encoding uncharacterized protein LOC142505417, producing MEEFRNDAYENAKIYKEKTKRWHDKQILRRDFEPGQQVLLFNSRPRLFPGKLKSQWSGPFTVKTVYPHGAIELKCNNGQTFKVNGQRVKHYFGSEVRHMDNIPLGEPK from the coding sequence ATGGAGGAATTCAGGAACGATGCATACGAGAATGCAAAGATATACAAAGAGAAGACCAAGAGATGGCACGACAAACAGATTCTTCGACGAGACTTCGAACCAGGACAACAAGTGTTATTGTTCAATTCTCGACCGAGgttgtttcctggtaagttAAAATCACAATGGTCTGGACCATTCACAGTGAAAACAGTGTATCCACATGGGGCAATTGAGCTGAAATGCAACAACGGTCAGACATTTAAAGTAAATGGTCAAAGGGTCAAGCATTACTTTGGAAGTGAAGTGAGACACATGGACAACATCCCCCTTGGTGAACCAAAGTAG